The following proteins are encoded in a genomic region of Enterocloster clostridioformis:
- a CDS encoding NAD(P)H-dependent oxidoreductase subunit E translates to MQINENEVLDEQTREILDYYRGLPERSSQEAIVEMLRELQGVHGCISPYVLEQAAEAAGVRDSMVQAICKRYPSLKTTPYSHEIILCTGRNCAAKGSLTVMDELRKRLGVGKNGISEDGTVCLRTRNCLKNCRKAPNVMVDGRMYSGLDAEAILRELKHR, encoded by the coding sequence ATGCAGATAAATGAAAATGAAGTCCTGGATGAGCAGACGAGGGAAATTCTGGACTACTACCGCGGGCTGCCGGAGCGTTCTTCGCAGGAGGCCATTGTGGAGATGCTGAGGGAACTGCAGGGCGTTCATGGCTGCATCAGCCCTTATGTGCTGGAGCAGGCAGCAGAGGCGGCCGGGGTACGGGATTCCATGGTACAGGCCATATGTAAGCGGTATCCCAGTTTAAAGACAACACCCTATAGCCATGAAATTATACTCTGCACAGGAAGGAACTGCGCGGCAAAGGGCAGCCTCACCGTCATGGATGAACTGAGAAAAAGGCTGGGAGTGGGTAAAAACGGCATATCAGAGGACGGGACCGTGTGTCTCAGGACCAGGAACTGCCTGAAGAACTGCCGGAAGGCGCCCAATGTCATGGTGGACGGACGTATGTACTCCGGTCTGGATGCAGAGGCCATACTCAGGGAACTAAAACACCGATGA